AGGAGTGCCTGATCGGCCAGGTGGGCCCCTCGACGGGAGACCCCGTCACCGAGGTCATGCCGCAGTTGGCCGAGGGGCGCTGCCTGGTGGGGGAGACGCGCGCGATCGATTGGTGAGGGGGCGACCGGAGCGTGCCGGCCGGCCGCGCTGAGAGCGGCGCAGAAGGCGGGTAGGCTGGTGTGTCGGCTCCCCGGAGCCGCCGTACGCCCGCTGACTGAAGGAGAACTGCTTCGTGGCCGAGTACATCTATTCCATGGTGCGAGCCCGCAAGGCGGTGGGTGACAAGCTCATCCTCGATGACGTCACCATGGCGTTCCTGCCCGGGGCGAAGATCGGCATGGTTGGTCCGAACGGTGCGGGAAAGTCCACGATCTTGAAGATCATGGCAGGTCTGGACACGCCGTCGAACGGCGAAGCCAGGCTCAGCCCCGGCTACTCCGTGGGCATCCTCATGCAGGAGCCGGAGCTCGACGAGTCCAAGACCGTCATCGAGAACATTCAGGATGGCGTCGCCATCAAGGCCAAGGTCGATCGCTTCAACGAGATCTCGGCGCTGATGGCCGACCCCGACGCCGATTTCGACACCCTGCTCGCCGAGATGGGCGTGCTGCAGGAGGAGATCGACGCGGCCGATGGCTGGGACCTGGACTCGCAGCTCGAGCAGGCCATGGATGCCCTGCGCACCCCACCAGCGGATGCCGAGATCGGCCCGCTCTCGGGCGGTGAGAGGCGCCGTGTGGCGCTGGCGAAGCTGCTGCTGCAGAAGCCCGATCTGCTGCTGCTCGACGAGCCCACCAACCACCTCGACGCCGAGAGCGTGCTCTGGCTCGAGCAGCACCTCAAGGAGTACAAGGGTGCCGTCATCGCCGTCACGCACGACCGGTACTTCCTCGACCACGTCGCCGAGTGGATCGCCGAGGTCGACCGTGGCCGGCTGCTCGGGTACGAGGGAAACTACTCGACCTATCTGGAGCAGAAGGCGGCGCGCCTGGACATCCAGGGCAAGAAGGACGCCAAGCTCGCCAAGCGGCTCAAGGACGAGCTGGAGTGGGTACGCTCCAGCGCCAAGGGCCGGCAGACCAAGTCGAAGGCGCGCCTGGCACGCTACGAGGAGATGGCTGCCGAGGCAGAGCGCACCAGGAAGCTCGACTTCGAAGAGATCCAGATCCCGGCCGGCCCGCGCCTGGGATCGATCGTGATCGAGGCGAAGAAGCTGCAGAAGGGCTTCGGCGACCGGATGCTGATCGATGGGCTGAGCTTCAGCCTGCCGCCGAACGGCATCGTCGGGGTCATCGGCCCGAACGGCGTGGGAAAGACCACCCTGTTCAAGACCATCGTGGGGCTCGAGCCCCTGGACGGGGGCGATCTGAAGATCGGCGAGACGGTCAAGATCAGCTACGTCGATCAGACGCGAGCGAACATCGACCCGAACAAGACGCTGTGGGAGGTCGTGTCGGACGGCCTCGACTTCATCACCGTCGGCAAGACCGAGATTCCCTCGCGCGCCTACGTGTCGAAGTTCGGTTTCAAGGGCCCCGACCAGCAGAAGAAGGCCGGCGTGCTCTCCGGCGGTGAGCGCAACCGCCTCAACCTCGCGCTCACGCTCAAGGAGGGCGGCAACCTGCTGCTGCTCGACGAACCGACCAACGACCTCGACGTCGAGACCCTCAGCTCGCTCGAGAACGCGCTGCTGGAGTTCCCCGGCTGCGCTGTGGTCATCACGCACGACCGGTGGTTCCTCGACCGCATCGCCACGCACATCCTCGCCTACGAGGGCACCGATGAGAACCCCTCGCAGTGGCACTGGTTCGAGGGCAACTTCGAGGCGTATGAGAAGAACAAGATTGAGCGGCTGGGGCCGGATGCGGCGCGTCCGCACCGCACGACTCACCGCAAGCTGACCCGCGACTAGTGCAGACGAGCGGAGCTGCCGAGCCCCTCGAGCACATCGGCGAGGACGGGCGTCTGCACATCCCCATCCAGCTGCGATGGGGTGACCTAGATGCCTTCAACCACGTCAACAACACCGCGATGCTCAAGCTGCTCGAAGAGGCGCGCGTCCGCGCGTTCT
Above is a window of Microbacterium suwonense DNA encoding:
- the ettA gene encoding energy-dependent translational throttle protein EttA, whose protein sequence is MAEYIYSMVRARKAVGDKLILDDVTMAFLPGAKIGMVGPNGAGKSTILKIMAGLDTPSNGEARLSPGYSVGILMQEPELDESKTVIENIQDGVAIKAKVDRFNEISALMADPDADFDTLLAEMGVLQEEIDAADGWDLDSQLEQAMDALRTPPADAEIGPLSGGERRRVALAKLLLQKPDLLLLDEPTNHLDAESVLWLEQHLKEYKGAVIAVTHDRYFLDHVAEWIAEVDRGRLLGYEGNYSTYLEQKAARLDIQGKKDAKLAKRLKDELEWVRSSAKGRQTKSKARLARYEEMAAEAERTRKLDFEEIQIPAGPRLGSIVIEAKKLQKGFGDRMLIDGLSFSLPPNGIVGVIGPNGVGKTTLFKTIVGLEPLDGGDLKIGETVKISYVDQTRANIDPNKTLWEVVSDGLDFITVGKTEIPSRAYVSKFGFKGPDQQKKAGVLSGGERNRLNLALTLKEGGNLLLLDEPTNDLDVETLSSLENALLEFPGCAVVITHDRWFLDRIATHILAYEGTDENPSQWHWFEGNFEAYEKNKIERLGPDAARPHRTTHRKLTRD